In Flavobacterium sp. N3904, one DNA window encodes the following:
- a CDS encoding TMEM143 family protein, whose amino-acid sequence MKREHYIPFDKEFLLEEQLSEYAGDQKQIEDFKKLFDIIEHYFHYEAFNLIRNIKQNYAFFDPDLHPKEREAFKEKSDFLLFKETLLKVIDLSNYSRVSQETLDKAFKDSDLIGLKLAIDLDTYADYEIYVRGQHTAKEKVSKYFFWKKKIEVEYYDRVMIYLKYHDANYYKKKKTPKDKKPIDPGSIVLKIFKRVPKNDLETIFPNAVPMMSLTDKLLLWVPGLVGGISLLSTKVIPALIAMQAAYQTGETIDLLNSKTSLNQGLIALGILGAYLFRQYNNFVNKKIKYAKMLSDSLYFKNMGNNSGAFYSLLNSSEEEVLKETILAYSFLNRSPTPLTEAELDHQIESWFKTKHNTELDFDVKAALVKLKNTGLGIETNGKWKVLPLDKALIRIDELWDGFFEYNQLNIN is encoded by the coding sequence ATGAAAAGAGAACATTATATCCCATTTGATAAGGAATTCCTGCTCGAAGAACAACTCTCGGAATATGCTGGTGATCAAAAGCAAATTGAAGATTTTAAAAAGCTGTTTGACATTATTGAACATTATTTTCATTACGAAGCATTTAATCTGATTCGGAATATCAAGCAGAATTATGCTTTTTTTGACCCTGATTTGCATCCAAAAGAACGTGAAGCTTTTAAAGAGAAAAGCGATTTTTTGCTTTTCAAGGAAACCCTTCTTAAAGTAATTGATCTAAGCAATTACAGCCGCGTTAGTCAAGAAACGTTGGACAAGGCATTCAAAGATTCCGATTTGATAGGTTTAAAATTGGCCATTGATTTAGATACTTACGCCGATTATGAAATATATGTAAGAGGTCAGCATACTGCCAAAGAAAAGGTTAGCAAATACTTTTTTTGGAAGAAAAAAATCGAGGTCGAATACTATGATCGAGTGATGATTTACCTTAAATATCACGATGCGAATTACTATAAAAAAAAGAAAACTCCAAAAGATAAAAAGCCAATTGATCCTGGATCTATTGTATTGAAAATCTTCAAACGTGTTCCCAAAAACGACTTGGAAACCATATTCCCCAATGCCGTCCCCATGATGTCGTTGACCGACAAATTATTATTGTGGGTTCCCGGTCTTGTCGGGGGAATTTCGTTATTGAGTACCAAAGTCATCCCGGCGCTCATTGCAATGCAGGCTGCCTACCAAACTGGCGAAACTATAGATTTATTAAACAGTAAAACGTCACTAAATCAAGGCTTAATTGCCCTTGGAATCTTGGGTGCCTATTTGTTCCGTCAATACAATAATTTTGTAAACAAGAAAATAAAATATGCAAAAATGCTATCGGATAGCCTTTATTTTAAAAATATGGGAAATAATAGCGGCGCCTTTTATTCTTTGTTAAACTCCTCCGAAGAAGAAGTACTCAAGGAAACCATCCTAGCATACTCTTTCTTAAACAGAAGTCCAACTCCTTTAACAGAAGCCGAACTCGACCATCAAATTGAATCCTGGTTTAAAACCAAACACAATACCGAGCTCGACTTTGATGTAAAAGCGGCATTGGTAAAATTAAAAAACACAGGCCTTGGAATAGAAACCAATGGTAAATGGAAAGTTCTTCCTTTGGATAAAGCGCTCATCAGAATTGATGAGCTATGGGATGGGTTTTTTGAGTATAATCAATTAAATATAAATTAG
- a CDS encoding NADH-quinone oxidoreductase subunit D: MSELLLPPEHRYAKIIKEKLNEDGSELSILNLGPTHPATHGIFQNILLMDGEKILEAEPTIGYIHRAFEKIAENRPFYQITPLTDRMNYCSSPINNMGWWMTLEKLLDIKVPKRVDYLRVIVMELARITDHLICNSILGVDTGAYTGFLYVFQFREKVYEIYEEICGARLTTNMGRIGGFERDWSPEAFRKLDIFLKDFPVAWKEFENLFERNRIFIDRTVNVGAISAEKAMAYGFTGPNLRAAGVDYDVRVAQPYSSYEDFDFIVPVGKSGDTYDRFCVRNAEVWESLSIIRQALDKMPEGNEYHAEVPEYYLPPKEDVYHNMESLIYHFKIVMGEVPVPVAEIYHAVEGGNGELGFYLVTDGSRTPYRLHFRRPCFIYYQAYPDMIKGSMLSDAIVILSSLNVIAGELDA; the protein is encoded by the coding sequence ATGTCAGAACTATTATTACCACCAGAGCATCGCTATGCTAAAATTATAAAGGAAAAACTAAACGAAGACGGAAGCGAGCTTTCAATTCTGAATTTAGGTCCTACACATCCTGCTACGCACGGTATTTTTCAAAATATTTTGTTGATGGATGGTGAAAAAATTCTGGAAGCGGAACCAACTATTGGATACATCCACAGAGCTTTCGAAAAAATTGCCGAAAATCGTCCTTTTTACCAAATCACCCCACTTACCGATAGAATGAACTATTGTTCTTCTCCTATCAACAATATGGGATGGTGGATGACTCTTGAAAAACTTTTGGACATCAAAGTTCCAAAAAGAGTTGACTATTTAAGGGTTATTGTAATGGAACTGGCACGTATTACCGATCACTTGATTTGTAATTCAATTTTGGGAGTGGACACGGGAGCGTACACAGGATTCCTTTATGTATTCCAATTCAGAGAAAAAGTATACGAAATCTACGAAGAAATTTGCGGAGCTCGTTTGACTACCAACATGGGAAGGATAGGCGGTTTTGAAAGAGACTGGTCACCAGAAGCTTTTAGAAAATTAGACATCTTTTTAAAAGATTTTCCAGTTGCTTGGAAAGAATTCGAAAACTTATTCGAAAGAAATAGAATTTTTATTGACCGTACCGTAAATGTAGGAGCAATATCTGCAGAAAAAGCAATGGCTTACGGATTTACTGGTCCAAATTTGCGTGCAGCAGGTGTTGATTATGATGTTCGTGTAGCGCAACCGTACAGTTCTTATGAAGATTTCGACTTCATAGTCCCTGTTGGAAAATCAGGAGACACTTACGACCGTTTTTGCGTTAGAAATGCTGAAGTTTGGGAAAGTTTAAGCATTATTCGTCAAGCATTGGACAAAATGCCAGAAGGAAATGAATACCATGCTGAAGTTCCTGAATATTACCTTCCTCCAAAAGAAGACGTTTATCACAACATGGAATCTTTGATATACCATTTCAAAATTGTAATGGGTGAAGTTCCTGTTCCTGTTGCCGAAATCTACCACGCAGTAGAAGGTGGTAATGGAGAATTAGGATTTTATTTAGTAACGGACGGAAGCAGAACTCCATATAGATTGCATTTCAGAAGACCTTGTTTTATATATTATCAAGCTTATCCGGATATGATTAAAGGGTCTATGCTATCTGATGCTATTGTTATTTTATCAAGTTTAAATGTTATTGCTGGAGAATTAGACGCTTAA
- the aspS gene encoding aspartate--tRNA ligase, which produces MYRSHNCGELNASHINTEVTLAGWVQKSRDKGFMNWVDLRDRYGITQLIFDESRSIKEVFEAAKTLGREYVIQVKGTVIEREAKNKNIPTGEIEILVTELNILNASLTPPFTIEDETDGGEDIRMKYRYLDIRRNPVKNSLLFRHKVAMEVRKYLSDLDFCEVETPYLIKSTPEGARDFVVPSRMNPGQFYALPQSPQTFKQLLMVGGMDKYFQIVKCFRDEDLRADRQPEFTQIDCEMAFVEQEDILNVFEGLTRHLLKEIKGIEVEKFPRMTYEHAMKTYGNDKPDIRFGMEFGELNEFAQHKDFPVFNAAELVVGIAVPGAGNYTRKEIDALIDWVKRPQVGASGMVYAKCNEDGTFKSSVDKFYDQEDLTNWAKTTGAKPGDMIFVLSGPADKTRTQLSALRMEIATRLGLRNPAEFAPLWVVDFPLLEFDEESGRYHAMHHPFTSPKPEDMHLLETNPGKVRANAYDMVLNGNEIGGGSIRIHDKATQQLMFKYLGFTEEEAKAQFGFLMDAFQFGAPPHGGLAFGLDRLVAILGGQETIRDFIAFPKNNSGRDVMIDAPSIIDELQLKELHIKLNATN; this is translated from the coding sequence ATGTACAGAAGTCATAATTGTGGTGAATTGAACGCCTCTCATATCAATACAGAAGTTACACTTGCCGGTTGGGTTCAAAAATCAAGAGATAAAGGATTTATGAATTGGGTCGATTTACGAGATCGTTACGGAATTACACAATTGATTTTTGATGAAAGTCGTTCTATAAAAGAGGTTTTTGAAGCTGCCAAAACTCTTGGTCGTGAATATGTGATTCAGGTAAAAGGAACTGTTATTGAGCGTGAAGCCAAAAACAAAAACATTCCTACTGGTGAAATCGAAATTTTAGTTACCGAACTTAATATATTGAATGCTTCGCTTACTCCTCCGTTTACTATTGAAGACGAGACTGATGGTGGTGAAGACATTCGAATGAAATACCGTTACTTGGACATTCGAAGAAATCCGGTGAAAAACAGTTTGCTTTTCCGCCACAAAGTAGCGATGGAAGTTCGTAAATATCTTTCTGATCTTGATTTTTGCGAAGTAGAAACTCCTTACTTAATCAAATCAACTCCCGAAGGAGCAAGAGATTTTGTGGTTCCTTCCCGAATGAATCCAGGACAATTTTATGCTTTACCGCAATCTCCTCAAACGTTCAAACAATTATTGATGGTGGGCGGAATGGATAAATATTTCCAAATTGTGAAATGTTTCCGTGACGAAGATTTGCGTGCCGACAGACAACCGGAGTTTACACAAATCGATTGCGAAATGGCTTTTGTGGAGCAGGAAGATATTTTGAATGTATTTGAAGGTTTGACCCGTCATTTGCTAAAAGAAATTAAAGGCATTGAAGTAGAGAAATTCCCAAGAATGACTTACGAACATGCTATGAAAACATACGGAAATGACAAACCGGACATCCGTTTCGGAATGGAATTTGGCGAATTGAACGAATTTGCGCAACACAAAGATTTTCCAGTTTTTAATGCTGCGGAATTAGTAGTTGGAATCGCTGTACCAGGAGCTGGAAATTACACGCGTAAAGAAATCGACGCCTTAATTGATTGGGTAAAACGTCCTCAAGTAGGTGCCAGCGGAATGGTGTATGCAAAATGCAACGAGGATGGGACTTTTAAATCATCGGTTGATAAATTCTACGACCAAGAAGACCTGACCAATTGGGCAAAAACCACAGGAGCAAAACCTGGCGACATGATTTTTGTACTTTCGGGACCAGCAGATAAAACAAGAACACAATTAAGTGCATTACGTATGGAAATTGCCACACGTTTGGGATTGAGAAATCCAGCCGAATTTGCACCTCTTTGGGTTGTTGATTTCCCTTTATTGGAATTTGACGAAGAAAGCGGTCGTTATCATGCAATGCACCATCCTTTTACCTCTCCAAAACCAGAAGACATGCATTTATTGGAAACCAACCCAGGAAAAGTACGTGCTAATGCTTACGATATGGTTTTGAATGGTAATGAAATAGGCGGAGGTTCAATTCGTATTCACGATAAAGCGACACAGCAATTAATGTTTAAATATTTAGGCTTTACAGAAGAAGAGGCTAAAGCACAATTCGGCTTCCTGATGGATGCTTTCCAATTTGGAGCCCCGCCACATGGAGGTTTGGCTTTTGGGTTGGATCGTTTAGTAGCGATTTTGGGCGGACAGGAAACCATTCGTGATTTTATCGCTTTTCCTAAAAACAATTCAGGAAGAGATGTAATGATTGATGCACCCTCGATTATTGACGAATTACAATTAAAGGAATTACATATTAAATTAAATGCAACAAATTAA
- a CDS encoding prolyl oligopeptidase family serine peptidase, whose product MKKTILFLAVSFSKIVLAQSPVLAPSVPTIDVYHGIEITDDYRNLENLEDPAVLDWMKIQTAYSETTLKNISNRKEFLDRMLNLDKKTEFIYGSSIKITSDGTYFYTKMRNEDSFRKLYCRKGLTGKEQLIFDPKDFKPESDKKYLISYYAPAKDGSKVAIAVTEGGKEIAEIIIYDITKNKILPEIITNTWPSDLGGINWLPDNSGFIYVHIPNIDNKSNDFIKNTQSVVYKIGSNPNATKDIFSISNNPELKLNTEDFPIVTIPQKFNNYIFGSVEGATVYSDNYYAKVTDVYNDKVVWKPFFKKQEKIKSFIIDGNDVIFISEKNNKNLLCKTSLNNPDFSTPKIIVQQINNEILQEVIKTKDGLFFSTIKNGVVANLYFYNGHNYKKINLPAPAGAISIQTISADVSDIWIYCSGWSQKRKRYKYNIKEDTFNAEDIREESNYSEYNDIVVEEIEIKTHDGLNLPLTIIHKKELKKDGKNRVIMDGYGSYGVSNSPYFSPHSLLWVLDGGVLVHTHVRGGGEKGDAWHKGGVKETKPNSWKDFITSAEYLIKEKYTSPEFLGAEGGSAGGILIGRAITERPDLFKAAIIDVGILNAVRFEKTPNGPNNVKEFGTVENKEEFKALFEMDAFYHIKKGVKYPATLITAGMNDPRVTAWIPAKFAAKLQANNSNNNPILLNVDIESGHGGDVTFDKLYDKFADSYSFFYWQLGHQDYKLKTE is encoded by the coding sequence TTGAAAAAAACCATACTATTCTTAGCTGTTAGTTTTTCCAAAATCGTACTAGCTCAATCACCAGTTTTAGCTCCGTCAGTTCCAACGATAGATGTATATCATGGCATAGAAATTACCGACGATTACCGAAATTTAGAAAATTTAGAGGATCCTGCTGTCCTCGATTGGATGAAAATTCAGACTGCATATTCTGAAACGACCTTGAAAAACATCTCCAACAGAAAAGAATTCTTAGACAGAATGCTTAACCTGGACAAAAAAACTGAATTTATTTATGGCAGTAGTATAAAAATAACTTCTGATGGTACGTATTTCTATACTAAAATGCGAAATGAAGATTCATTTCGAAAATTATATTGCAGAAAAGGGCTTACTGGCAAAGAACAATTAATTTTTGACCCGAAGGATTTTAAACCAGAAAGTGATAAAAAATATTTGATTAGCTATTACGCTCCTGCTAAAGATGGCTCCAAAGTTGCTATTGCTGTAACCGAAGGCGGAAAAGAAATTGCAGAAATAATAATTTATGACATAACAAAAAATAAAATATTACCAGAAATCATTACAAATACTTGGCCAAGTGATTTAGGGGGTATAAACTGGTTGCCGGACAATTCTGGATTTATTTATGTTCATATTCCAAACATTGACAATAAATCTAATGATTTTATTAAAAACACACAATCAGTTGTATATAAAATTGGAAGTAATCCCAATGCAACAAAAGATATTTTTTCTATATCAAATAATCCAGAATTAAAATTAAATACAGAAGATTTTCCTATTGTAACAATTCCTCAAAAATTCAACAATTATATTTTTGGCAGCGTTGAAGGCGCTACTGTTTACAGTGATAATTACTATGCAAAAGTTACTGATGTTTATAATGACAAAGTGGTTTGGAAACCATTCTTTAAGAAACAAGAAAAAATTAAAAGCTTTATTATTGACGGTAATGATGTGATTTTTATTTCGGAGAAAAACAACAAAAACTTGTTGTGCAAAACATCCCTTAATAATCCAGATTTTTCGACTCCTAAAATTATAGTACAACAAATAAACAATGAAATACTGCAAGAAGTTATAAAAACAAAAGACGGACTCTTTTTTTCTACTATAAAAAACGGAGTAGTTGCTAACTTATATTTTTATAACGGACATAATTATAAGAAAATAAATTTACCGGCCCCTGCAGGAGCAATTTCTATACAAACAATAAGTGCAGACGTATCAGATATTTGGATTTATTGCTCTGGATGGAGTCAAAAACGCAAAAGATACAAGTACAATATTAAAGAGGATACCTTTAATGCCGAAGATATTCGTGAAGAATCAAATTATTCCGAATACAATGACATTGTTGTCGAAGAAATAGAAATTAAAACACATGACGGATTAAATTTGCCATTGACAATTATTCACAAAAAAGAATTAAAAAAAGACGGTAAAAATAGAGTAATAATGGATGGATATGGTTCTTATGGTGTTTCAAACAGTCCTTATTTTTCACCACATAGTTTGTTATGGGTTTTAGATGGAGGTGTTTTAGTACACACCCATGTTAGAGGTGGAGGAGAAAAAGGAGATGCTTGGCATAAAGGTGGCGTTAAAGAAACAAAACCAAATTCTTGGAAGGACTTTATTACAAGTGCCGAATATTTAATTAAGGAAAAATATACCTCTCCAGAATTTTTAGGTGCAGAGGGAGGAAGTGCTGGGGGTATTTTGATAGGTAGAGCCATAACCGAAAGACCTGACTTGTTTAAAGCTGCAATTATTGATGTTGGTATTTTAAATGCTGTACGTTTTGAAAAAACGCCTAACGGACCGAATAATGTAAAAGAATTTGGAACTGTTGAAAACAAAGAAGAATTTAAGGCTTTGTTTGAAATGGATGCCTTTTACCATATAAAGAAAGGAGTGAAATACCCCGCAACGTTAATAACGGCTGGGATGAACGACCCACGAGTAACAGCTTGGATTCCTGCTAAATTTGCAGCCAAACTACAAGCTAACAATTCAAACAATAATCCTATACTTTTAAATGTTGATATAGAAAGTGGTCATGGCGGAGATGTCACTTTTGATAAACTCTATGACAAATTTGCTGACTCTTATTCCTTTTTTTATTGGCAACTTGGCCATCAAGACTATAAATTAAAGACGGAATAA
- a CDS encoding TlpA family protein disulfide reductase, which yields MKKIICSLLVLMFSFLSNAQDKKYVTFQAEIANRNTDSIFIRNNKKIIKKITVNKNGVFKDTLNVVEGPYVFFDGVEYTSLYLKNGYDLKLKMDAKDFDASIVYTGKGSLENNYLAQRTILDSKYDYDALLAASPADFKKLSEQKIASELAQLNNGKFDPNFVIVEKKDIEQSLVGLTKYYEQGQENKKMNNLPSPTFDYLNYAGGQTKLEDLKGKYVFIDVWATWCGPCRQEIPFLQEIEKKYHDKNITFVSISIDKLKDQEKWKTMIKDKSLGGVQLFADNDWNSKFVKDYKITGIPRFILIDPKGIIVKADATRPSSPDLVKELDSLLN from the coding sequence ATGAAAAAAATAATTTGTTCTTTACTTGTCCTAATGTTTTCTTTTTTAAGTAATGCACAGGATAAAAAATATGTTACTTTTCAGGCTGAAATAGCCAATAGAAACACGGATTCTATCTTTATTCGTAACAATAAAAAAATAATCAAGAAGATTACTGTCAATAAAAATGGCGTTTTCAAAGATACTTTAAATGTAGTTGAAGGGCCTTATGTGTTTTTTGATGGTGTAGAATATACCAGTTTATATCTTAAAAACGGATATGATTTGAAATTGAAAATGGACGCAAAAGATTTTGATGCATCGATTGTTTATACAGGAAAAGGTTCTCTTGAAAATAATTATTTGGCACAAAGGACTATTTTGGATTCAAAATACGACTATGATGCGCTATTAGCTGCAAGTCCAGCAGATTTTAAAAAACTATCAGAACAAAAAATTGCATCAGAATTGGCACAATTAAATAACGGTAAATTTGATCCCAATTTTGTAATTGTCGAAAAAAAGGACATTGAACAGTCACTTGTAGGCTTGACTAAATATTATGAGCAAGGGCAGGAAAATAAAAAGATGAATAATTTGCCGTCGCCAACTTTCGATTATTTGAATTATGCGGGAGGGCAAACAAAATTGGAAGATCTTAAAGGTAAATATGTTTTTATTGATGTTTGGGCTACTTGGTGTGGGCCTTGTCGTCAGGAAATTCCATTTTTGCAGGAGATTGAAAAAAAATATCACGACAAGAATATCACTTTTGTGAGCATTTCTATCGATAAATTGAAAGATCAGGAAAAATGGAAAACAATGATAAAAGACAAATCATTAGGAGGCGTACAGCTTTTTGCGGATAATGACTGGAATTCTAAATTTGTTAAGGATTACAAGATTACCGGTATTCCGAGATTTATTTTGATCGACCCAAAAGGTATCATTGTAAAAGCGGATGCTACAAGGCCTTCTTCACCAGATTTAGTAAAAGAACTGGATTCTTTATTGAATTAA
- a CDS encoding NADH-quinone oxidoreductase subunit A, with translation MQSDQLNYIPIAIQFIIAVGFVVSMIIISGKLGPKRSSENKDKNFECGIESVGNARIPFSVKYFLVAILFVLFDVEVIFLYPWAVNFKELGIEGMIKMIIFMMLLLVGFFYIIKKKALEWE, from the coding sequence ATGCAATCAGATCAATTAAATTATATTCCAATCGCAATACAGTTTATTATTGCTGTAGGATTTGTTGTAAGCATGATCATTATCTCTGGTAAACTTGGTCCAAAAAGATCATCTGAAAACAAAGATAAAAACTTTGAATGTGGTATAGAATCAGTAGGAAATGCAAGAATTCCATTTTCAGTAAAATATTTTTTGGTAGCTATACTATTTGTATTATTCGATGTTGAAGTGATATTTTTATATCCTTGGGCTGTGAACTTCAAGGAGTTAGGAATTGAGGGAATGATAAAAATGATTATCTTTATGATGCTGCTTTTGGTTGGTTTTTTCTATATCATCAAAAAGAAAGCTTTAGAGTGGGAATAA
- a CDS encoding cold-shock protein produces MRTGTVKFFNESKGYGFITDEETGKDIFVHASGINAEELREGDRVSYEEEEGRKGKVAAKVAVL; encoded by the coding sequence ATGCGTACAGGTACAGTTAAATTTTTCAATGAATCTAAAGGTTACGGATTCATTACAGACGAAGAAACAGGAAAAGACATTTTTGTTCATGCATCAGGAATCAACGCGGAAGAATTGCGCGAAGGTGACAGAGTAAGCTATGAAGAAGAAGAAGGAAGAAAAGGAAAAGTTGCTGCTAAAGTAGCAGTTCTTTAA
- a CDS encoding complex I 24 kDa subunit family protein, translating into MERTHYKQEINMTEALMSRINELISHYPEDKRKSALLPVLHEVQDAHDNWLSIELQDKVAEILHIKPIEVYEVVTFYTMYNQRPIGKYMFEFCQTSPCCLNGVEDLMDYTCEKLGVPVGEPTADGLFEVRGVECLGACGYAPMMQLGDFYKEHLNKEKIDQLIADCKDDKIILHDK; encoded by the coding sequence ATGGAAAGAACACATTACAAACAAGAAATAAACATGACTGAAGCATTGATGTCCCGCATCAATGAGTTAATCAGTCATTACCCTGAAGACAAAAGAAAATCAGCTTTACTTCCCGTCTTACACGAAGTTCAAGACGCTCATGACAATTGGTTGAGTATTGAATTGCAAGACAAAGTTGCCGAAATTTTACATATTAAACCTATCGAAGTGTATGAAGTTGTTACTTTTTACACCATGTACAATCAAAGACCGATTGGCAAATACATGTTTGAATTTTGCCAAACATCACCTTGTTGTTTGAACGGTGTAGAGGATTTAATGGATTACACCTGTGAAAAATTAGGTGTTCCTGTTGGAGAACCTACAGCTGACGGTCTTTTTGAAGTAAGAGGGGTTGAATGTTTGGGTGCTTGTGGTTATGCCCCGATGATGCAATTGGGAGATTTTTATAAAGAGCATTTAAATAAAGAAAAAATCGACCAGTTAATAGCCGATTGCAAAGACGATAAAATAATATTACACGATAAATAA
- a CDS encoding S8 family serine peptidase, translated as MNWKTQNRQRKTGAGNIYKTDSGTSFSAPMVCGTAALIWLYYPKLTVAQVKQIILDSGTAYDIEVILPGTTDKKIPFSELSKSGKALNVYNAMQMAKKVSKL; from the coding sequence TTGAACTGGAAAACGCAAAATAGACAAAGAAAAACTGGAGCGGGCAATATTTATAAAACGGATTCTGGAACTTCCTTTTCGGCACCTATGGTTTGCGGGACAGCTGCATTAATCTGGTTGTATTACCCAAAACTTACCGTAGCTCAAGTAAAACAAATCATCTTAGACTCAGGGACTGCTTATGACATTGAAGTCATCCTTCCTGGCACAACAGACAAAAAAATTCCTTTCTCGGAATTATCCAAATCCGGAAAAGCATTAAATGTATATAATGCTATGCAAATGGCTAAAAAAGTGAGTAAACTATAA
- a CDS encoding toxin-antitoxin system YwqK family antitoxin produces the protein MKKLVILAAVLFSGVIFAQDAKPVLEPFGKKIKATYFYENGQVQQEGYFENGKLEGIWVSYNEAGDKTASGEYVNGVKTGKWFFWSQDTDKKSLCEVDFSSNKVAKVKNWRQDAFATSNE, from the coding sequence ATGAAAAAGCTTGTAATATTAGCAGCTGTATTGTTCTCAGGAGTTATTTTTGCACAAGATGCAAAACCTGTTTTAGAACCATTTGGAAAAAAAATAAAAGCTACCTATTTTTATGAAAATGGCCAAGTACAACAAGAAGGTTATTTTGAAAACGGAAAATTGGAAGGAATCTGGGTATCTTATAATGAAGCAGGAGATAAAACAGCTTCTGGAGAATATGTAAACGGAGTAAAAACGGGTAAATGGTTTTTCTGGTCTCAAGATACAGATAAAAAGAGTCTTTGCGAAGTAGATTTTTCAAGTAATAAAGTTGCAAAAGTTAAAAACTGGAGACAAGACGCATTTGCTACTTCAAACGAGTAG
- a CDS encoding NADH-quinone oxidoreductase subunit C, whose amino-acid sequence MALETTEIQEKLTETFGSKVLGFNQDRDIFAFEADSDIITAVILFLKNDPTLRFHFLTDLCAVHYPDNEEDRQYAVVYHLHNWYENKRIRIKSFINGAKPEIKTISNIFLCSNWMERETYDFFGINFIGHPQLKRILNMDEMISFPMRKEFPMEDSGRTDKDDRYFGRTTINQ is encoded by the coding sequence ATGGCTTTAGAGACAACAGAAATTCAAGAGAAGTTAACAGAAACTTTTGGTTCAAAGGTTTTAGGATTCAATCAGGATAGAGACATTTTTGCATTTGAAGCGGATTCAGACATCATTACAGCTGTTATCCTTTTTTTAAAAAATGACCCTACTTTGCGTTTTCATTTTTTAACTGATTTATGTGCTGTACATTATCCGGATAATGAAGAAGATAGACAATATGCTGTTGTGTATCATTTACACAATTGGTACGAAAACAAACGCATCCGAATCAAATCTTTCATCAACGGAGCAAAACCGGAAATCAAAACTATTTCAAATATCTTCTTGTGTTCAAATTGGATGGAACGAGAAACCTATGATTTCTTCGGAATCAATTTCATCGGACATCCGCAGTTGAAACGTATTTTGAATATGGACGAGATGATTTCTTTCCCCATGCGTAAAGAATTTCCAATGGAAGACAGCGGAAGAACGGATAAAGATGACAGGTATTTCGGAAGAACAACAATCAACCAATAG
- a CDS encoding NADH-quinone oxidoreductase subunit B: MSDSKINMVAPPEGVVGEGFFATKLNDVVGLARANSLWPLPFATSCCGIEFMATMASHYDLARFGSERVSFSPRQADMLLVMGTISKKMAPILRQVYEQMAEPRWVIAVGACACSGGIFDTYSVLQGIDKVLPVDVYVPGCPPRPEQIVDGVMKLQELVRSESVRRRSSPEYQELLTSYNIQ, translated from the coding sequence ATGAGCGATTCAAAAATAAATATGGTTGCCCCTCCAGAAGGTGTTGTTGGTGAAGGTTTCTTTGCAACAAAACTGAATGACGTAGTTGGATTGGCGCGTGCCAATTCGCTTTGGCCTTTACCTTTTGCCACTTCTTGTTGCGGAATTGAATTTATGGCAACAATGGCTTCACATTATGATTTGGCACGTTTTGGCTCCGAAAGGGTAAGTTTCTCTCCTCGTCAAGCCGATATGTTATTAGTAATGGGGACAATTTCAAAAAAAATGGCTCCAATTTTACGCCAAGTATATGAACAAATGGCAGAACCTAGATGGGTAATTGCTGTTGGTGCTTGTGCTTGTTCGGGAGGAATTTTCGACACTTATTCTGTATTACAAGGAATTGACAAAGTACTCCCTGTTGATGTATATGTTCCTGGTTGTCCACCACGCCCAGAACAAATTGTAGATGGCGTGATGAAACTACAAGAATTAGTACGCAGCGAATCTGTAAGAAGAAGGAGTTCACCTGAGTACCAAGAATTATTGACATCTTATAACATTCAATAA